In one window of Halomarina pelagica DNA:
- a CDS encoding sulfatase, translated as MSDPRNVILVTVDSLRADRCGVGGGDGSLMPTLARLAEDGLTFENAIAPAAATNGSAYSFLTGEYPIERPAAPSSREALREHMLSRDTLADRLSRRGYATAAFTANPWTSRYFDFDVGFDRFEDFMDEDATESFISQGTPDNKATFLLVQALNWWQGQDMFMSWEAFYDDILDWLVDAPEPYFLWVFLVDPHMPYLPPAEYRSQSLARTYAANAWLYSGRDITPGSWVHDALVTAYDDTVRYTDAFVDRLARDVGDDPLLMIHADHGEAFGERGRYGHGYELEEPIAHVPLVVANGPTGRVETPFSLFDLPELVLGLATDPEFDPERAFDAPFARGRTGHPQRVLRGRDWKYATSPVEERLVRLDEDRTPIENEELLELCRAVTDQWAAGDEERGRITAAATEVAEELPV; from the coding sequence ATGAGCGACCCGCGTAACGTGATCCTGGTGACCGTCGACAGCCTCCGCGCCGACCGGTGTGGGGTCGGCGGGGGCGACGGGAGCCTGATGCCGACGCTCGCGCGCCTGGCCGAGGACGGACTGACGTTCGAGAACGCCATCGCGCCCGCCGCGGCGACGAACGGGTCGGCCTACTCGTTTCTGACCGGCGAGTACCCCATCGAGCGGCCGGCGGCCCCCTCGTCCAGGGAGGCCCTCCGGGAACACATGCTCTCGCGGGACACGCTCGCCGACCGCCTCTCCCGGCGCGGGTACGCGACGGCGGCGTTCACGGCGAACCCCTGGACGTCGCGCTACTTCGACTTCGACGTCGGCTTCGACCGCTTCGAGGACTTCATGGACGAGGACGCGACCGAGTCGTTCATCAGTCAGGGGACGCCCGACAACAAGGCGACGTTCCTGCTCGTCCAGGCGCTCAACTGGTGGCAGGGACAGGACATGTTCATGTCCTGGGAGGCGTTCTACGACGACATCCTCGACTGGCTGGTGGACGCGCCGGAACCGTACTTCCTCTGGGTGTTCCTCGTCGATCCGCACATGCCGTACCTGCCGCCCGCGGAGTACCGCAGTCAGTCGCTCGCGCGCACCTACGCCGCCAACGCCTGGCTCTACTCCGGCCGCGACATCACGCCCGGGTCGTGGGTCCACGACGCGCTCGTCACCGCCTACGACGACACCGTCCGCTACACGGACGCCTTCGTCGACCGCCTCGCGCGCGACGTGGGCGACGACCCGCTCCTGATGATCCACGCCGACCACGGCGAGGCCTTCGGCGAACGCGGGCGCTACGGCCACGGCTACGAACTCGAAGAGCCCATCGCCCACGTGCCGCTCGTCGTCGCGAACGGCCCGACGGGTCGCGTCGAGACCCCGTTCTCCCTGTTCGACCTCCCGGAACTCGTCCTCGGCCTCGCCACCGACCCCGAGTTCGACCCGGAGCGCGCCTTCGACGCGCCGTTCGCCCGCGGACGGACGGGCCACCCCCAGCGCGTCCTCCGGGGCCGGGACTGGAAGTACGCCACCAGTCCGGTCGAGGAACGACTCGTCCGCCTCGACGAGGACCGGACGCCCATCGAGAACGAGGAACTCCTCGAACTCTGCCGCGCCGTCACCGACCAGTGGGCCGCGGGCGACGAGGAACGCGGGCGAATCACCGCCGCCGCGACCGAGGTGGCCGAGGAGCTTCCGGTCTGA
- a CDS encoding DUF2061 domain-containing protein, translating into MVRVGRSFSRRPLQARERALLKTALYRVMMVAVSITVAWLVVGDVSDALSIGIATNLVKTATYYCYERVWDRVSWGVFAE; encoded by the coding sequence ATGGTACGAGTCGGTAGGTCGTTCTCGCGGCGGCCGCTCCAGGCGCGGGAGCGCGCGCTGCTGAAGACGGCGCTCTACCGGGTGATGATGGTCGCCGTCTCGATCACCGTCGCGTGGCTGGTGGTGGGCGACGTGAGCGACGCGCTGAGCATCGGTATCGCCACGAACCTCGTGAAGACGGCGACGTACTACTGCTACGAGCGGGTCTGGGATCGCGTCTCGTGGGGCGTGTTCGCGGAGTGA